A window from Lampris incognitus isolate fLamInc1 chromosome 5, fLamInc1.hap2, whole genome shotgun sequence encodes these proteins:
- the iqce gene encoding IQ domain-containing protein E: MSLEASDALTDEDFEHLMEDGLCSTADSSQHKKRTRKKRISGKPSPSPKSPYLSSVNMNPRRAVVTAWRLPRASLGENTKDRETLGETACLTSLSNGHDLSQAVRAKSDIPPESLKQALYPRKLRHSCSASNSCSLGTAEHRDKEDMYDEIIRLKKCLQAQKSDSQQMKAKLRRLEEDKAKREKQIEELLDPIKGSEYTRCLVDTKKEGSVVLNGLKQKILKLEQQCREKENALSKLQSELRTTNLEELEITVDTYFEEIQRLRMLLEAAEKSSRAESKGSQRQQKALSSTVLRLTENLKQLQQENTAMREELNTDSPDGGIKGYREWSKQRLVRRLLEFDKRLEDSRRHAQSAKSSTRLDQAVQTTPIETLDISQQVAMPTEAVVSTGATAEQEEELSVLRRHVSQLEKERAELHKTLSSKDEELKQLRAEKEEMVRDTERWKAEQIHERGKEKQDHKLELEQLWLRIQTLEEDRSKAAPVEPAFFSPTTTENQCNSQASREREEEGEQEGKVEEQGEQDFRIDIEEERRRGNKGKKRREKAARTIQKSWRTHRERDIEMVQSAIRGHLFREKQVTQLQKDTHNKAFFTDNSSDVTSYADGELNVDALTIIQSTFRGHLARCGLATESSESLAPSPLGLPILPRLASKRSLSTYTHNRADPRSLHNNEKEEEYHPQPSSSNVSSSMKPTPAQMECHFPPDPVGATVMDSDDSDDIIVSPSHPLRIRENILL; the protein is encoded by the exons ATGTCACTGGAGGCAAGTGATGCTCTGACAGACGAAGACTTTGAACACTTG ATGGAAGATGGATTATGTTCTACCGCTGACTCATCACAACATAAGAAG AGAACAAGGAAGAAGAGAATCTCAGgcaaaccctctccctctccaa AGTCTCCATACCTCTCAAGTGTGAATATGAACCCCAGGAGAGCAGTGGTGACAGCATGGAGACTGCCGAGGGCATCCCTAGGGGAAAACACAAAGGACAGAGAAACTCTGGGGGAGACTGCTTGCCTCACCTCCCTCAGCAATGGGCATG ATCTGTCCCAGGCTGTGAGGGCCAAGAGCGATATCCCACCAGAGTCCCTCAAACAGGCCCTGTATCCAAGGAAACTCAGACACTCCTGTTCTGCATCCAATA GCTGCTCCCTAGGAACAGCTGAGCACAGGGATAAGGAAGACATGTATGATGAGATCATTCGCCTAAAAAAG TGTCTTCAGGCACAGAAGTCTGACAGCCAGCAGATGAAAGCTAAACTAAGACGTCTGGAAGAGGATAAAgccaagagagagaaacagattgaGGAGCTGTTGGATCCAATTAAA GGATCTGAATACACGCGTTGTTTGGTAGATACGAAAAAAGAGGGAAGTGTG GTTCTAAATGGGCTCAAACAGAAAATCCTGAAACTAGAGCAGCAGTGTAGAGAGAAAGAAAATGCCCTTAG TAAACTGCAGAGTGAGCTGAGAACCACCAACCTGGAGGAGTTAGAGATCACAGTGGATACCTACTTTGAGGAG atccagAGACTGAGAATGCTTCTGGAAGCAGCAGAGAAAAG TAGTCGAGCAGAGAGTAAAGGTTCCCAGAGACAGCAGAAGGCTCTGAGTTCCACAGTTCTGCGTCTCACTGAGAACCTGAAGCAACTCCAACAGGAAAACACAGCTATGAGAGAGGAACTGAACACTGACAGTCCTGATGGAGGAATCAAAG GGTATAGAGAATGGAGTAAACAGAGACTAGTGAGAAGACTATTGGAATTCGACAAG agGCTGGAGGATAGCAGAAGACATGCCCAGTCAGCAAAGAGCAGCACGCGATTGGATCAGGCAGTCCAGACAACTCCCATAGAGACCCTGGACATTTCTCAGCAGGTTGCCATGCCAACAGAGGCAGTGGTTTCCACGGGAGCAACtgcagagcaggaggaggagctctctGTTCTAAGACGCCATGTTAGCCAATTGGAGAAAGAGAGGGCGGAGCTTCACAAGACGCTGTCAAGTAAAGA TGAGGAATTGAAGCAGCTCAGGGCAGAAAAAGAGGAAATGGTCAGAGATACGGAACGGTGGAAGGCTGAACAAATACATGAACGTGGGAAAGAGAAGCAGGATCACAA ACTGGAGCTGGAGCAGTTGTGGCTGAGGATTCAAACTCTGGAAGAAGACAGGAGCAAAGCTGCACCAGTGGAACCTGCTTTTTTCTCGCCCACCACAACAGAGAACCAATGCAACAGCCAAGCCAGCAGAGAgcgggaggaggaaggggagcaAGAAGGGAAGGTGGAAGAACAGGGAGAGCAAGATTTCAGGATTGACatagaggaggagagaaggagagggaataaagggaagaaaagaagagagaaagccGCTAGGACCATACAGAAAAGTTGGAGGACACACAGAGAAAGG GACATTGAGATGGTGCAGTCAGCAATCAGAGGCCATCTCTTCAGAGAGAAACAGGTCACGCAGctgcagaaagacacacacaacaAG GCATTCTTCACAGACAATAGCAGTGATGTTACATCCTATGCAGATGGAGAGTTGAATGTGGATGCCTTAACTATAATACAGTCTACCTTCAGGGGACACTTGGCTCGCTGTGGGCTTGCAACAGAGAG CTCAGAGTCCTTAGCACCTTCACCATTGGGTTTACCCATTTTACCCAGACTGGCCTCAAAAAGATCCCTctcgacatacacacacaacagagcAG ATCCCAGATCTCTCCATAACAATGAAAAGGAAGAGGAATATCACCCTCAGCCTTCTTCAAGCAATGTTTCTTCCAGCATGAAACCAACACCAG CCCAAATGGAGTGCCATTTCCCACCAGATCCTGTAGGTGCCACTGTGATGGATTCTGATGATTCTGATGACATTATTGTATCGCCATCACATCCTTTGAGAATCAGAGAAAACATTCTTTTGTAG